Part of the Zingiber officinale cultivar Zhangliang chromosome 8A, Zo_v1.1, whole genome shotgun sequence genome, agggcccatccaaactggactgataatttattgttagcttcggctatatgactggatgcatgttctctacgaggtacctctaggttcatgggactgttgactggctctaaatgtagttaccggatatgtgacatattcactcTATTAGCTACATAGTATCACTTATATATGTATTATTTCTTTCTTATATTGTAATTAGGATATGTTCTGTTTCTCTATTTATCTTCTAGTTGCTATCCCTATTACCTTATGGATGTCTTGTTATACATAATGGATTGTACTTGCTGGGTCGTGGACTCATGATGTCTACATTACAGGTGAGGAAGATTCTCGTGATACGGAAGGCCCACagacggagtagacgaggaggcgggatggacgcatgaTACTGTCCGTTGTCCGGGAGTGCAGTGCATACTGAATCTACCGCGAGAGATGTTCATTCTTTGTTATTTGGGTGGGGAATGTTGAGGAGTTATTGTTCTTATTGTTAAACAATTGTTGATATAGCCATGTCTATATGATAGTTTCCTTATGGTACTGCATTATGATCATTCAAATTGGTAGTTGTTGAGAGAGattggaaacaaaaaaaaaaaagctaggGATGTTTCAGCATCTGAATCAACAAGACTTTTCTATATCATGACTATGCACAATATGTCGAAGGAGCAGTTCAGTTAAAAAGTTTTGTGTCGCGTGATAAAGCTACAGCAATTGATGCCTCAGGTGCCTGCTCATAGGAAGATTTCTCAATCCAGATGTTTGAATCTTGCCCAACTGGTAAAACTTCCTCTATATAATCCTCGATTGATCTTGCATACTGCCTCAACACAAGAAGTTGTTGGAATAACGTTTGAGAATaattggtgtcggcctttttgtatgtcacgaggcgcatcaaattaataaagattggaaactcactaaaattaagacaagtgtcGTAGTAAGGAGTCCAAAGTCGTATTTTTTCAAGGATAACTAGTGAGTGTATGGGTGTTTTAGAATTGATTTAACTCAAATTGTCACATCAACAAGATCAATGAAGTTTTTCCATGTAATTCACATTAGCTCAAATAACAAATCTTCATTTAATTCACATTGCAtattgaatttttctagtattaagaattaaatcaaagaatgttcattctcatctaaacatgattaaaCTCATTTCAACAACTTAGACTCAATTAAGTTCATGCAATTACTACATCTTCAATCTATAATAACAGTAAAAGAAATGAACTCTTAGCCCACACTCACTTGTAGAAACCAATCTATCACCAATTCATAATTACAATTACTTCAACAATCAAGCTCAAGAATTCAATCACAAAAGCATTAAACAGAGGTATCAATCTGTATATCAGAATTAGCATCCCATATTTAGGCATGATCACAGTCTTAACATTTCCAATGAACCGTACAAAAGCCCTGCTAACTAAACAACTGAAACTAATGAACTTAAGATAATAAGAACATCTAATTCCTAAACAACAACTCAATTACAAACTAACTAAGAAGCTGGAACAAGAATTTTATCCcagaaattcaaaagaaatcaAATGACATGGCTAAGTAATCAAATCAGAAGATAAAACATTTTGAGTAACTGGACATGGAATTGGATTACAGAAATTTAACAAAATCAAAGTTGCAAGTAAGAAATCAAAATCAGAATTGCATCAGAAACCTCAATCAAAGAAGAAATTGCAAGAAATGGAATCAGATCAATAGATCTGAGCAAAATTCAAGAACTAATAAtgaaaaaatcaaaagaaaataaaacctaAGGATTCACAAACTCCAAATCCAACACCAAATCCCTTCTCATCGCTGATTTGCGAAGAAGCCTCAGAGAACACCCATGCAGCTCTCAACAACAACATCTTGAATCTTCAGCCAATGAATAAGGACCTCCAAGCCGCAGAGAACGCCCTTCTGGCCGGTGATGCTGTCGCGTGAAGAACAAAAGATGAAAGTGACAATCGAAGCTTCAATCGGGTGATCGGTCCGATTTTCAACAGCTCCGAGCTGATGTGGAAGCGGAACGATTGCAGAAGCTTCAAGAGAACTCCAGTTAGCCTCCACAACGTCCGGAAGCCTCAGATCTAGAGAACGCCCTTTAATCTGAGGAGGAAACGGAGCGAGGAAGAAATCATCGCAGATCTAAAGAATGCCCACAGATCGCGTTCTGAGCTTCATTCGCTGATTGCCGAGAGATTCCTGAATTCGCTGTTGAAGACGGGATCAAAATCTGGATCGGGAGATGGTGAACGGGAGCCTCAGCCGTCGCGCGAAGAAGAAAGACTGTATCAATGTCGCGAGGAACCGAGCTCCctgtgcactgtagcttctcgcgggaTTTAAACCTCTCCTCAGATctaatcggacggtccagatttctcggggcttgatcaacggctggatgaactcagatctggatcaaaacttacTGATCTTCATCCACGGTCCATATCTACTCCCCATTAGGTCGGATGAACCAGATACTTGACGGATGTCTCAGATCTGCTTAATCTTCAATGGACagtccaaaacactccaaggcttgatcgacttgattagcccttgatttgagcccaaatgtggcttgatttgatcgggtccatgacccttttgatgcctataaaataagaatcaaatattagcaccaaataccatgaaaattagctaatttacaattaggtccaaaatcaaatgtaattTGTAAAATGTAGAGTAatcatgagtttaagctatgaatagaccaataaCAACATGCAGTATGagtcaaaataatatagcaaaatcatggttatcaataaTCTAAAGGAAGAAAGtgactctatttttttttatcttctctcAATTAATGATCTTGATTGCTTTGTCTGTCTCGTGAGCGTCACAATTGTTCCCACCATACTGATGTTCAGCCTTTGAGTTTGATGATAGTCCATTTCACTTTCACATGATCGGGAACTTatattcaaaatttctttctacTTTATTAAGTCAATCAATGAATTCCTCAAATGTACTAGAAACTTTGGATCAACTAAAAACATGATATCTTTGTACCATTCCTCTCGACTGTGGCTTTCGTGATTATGATAGGGGTTTTTTCAAGTGGAATTAGAATTAAGATAAGGGAATTTACAATCTTTAAGATCTTACGCAGCCAAACGCTAAGCTAATTCTACAACTTGTCTTTATAGATCTTTAAGCCTCTTATCCGGTATGCTACGATCATGGTGCAGGACTTCCTTAATTGGAACTTGCCTATTACGACCATGATCACATCATAACAACCATCCATAAGATCTATTAAGCTTTGATATCAGAATCTCAGCAtaaccgaggtaaatgtctcccttatgtgctagtcactgtTCCAAATGCTAGTAgccacctgtgatttacctcctccgtgttggccctgggacgagttggcggcactacaacaaaaaccctcatagacatcggttttccactgctgtctattacattttcgaccgatgtctatgaaggcgatgtaaaaagtctgtcattttagacatcgggttaaaaccggtgtagtatcacttaatgacatcGATTTTTGAattggttattaaccggtgtagtatcacttaacaacaccatttcatcaacggtgtaaaaccgatgtaatattatatgttaataacaccagttttggcagcggtatacgaccgatgtaatattagttaatgacaccggttttgcagcggtgaaaaaccgatgtaatatcagtattgtttaacgacacattcgatttccgaaacagtgaaaaaccgacagtatccaagaaaatatacaaatattcacaaattacataaatatttttcttccaacagtatccataaaatacacaaatattcacaaattacataaaacACAAATAATATTacaactgtaaaaacacataaattatCTCAATATATAATCCTGTATTGAATTTGCGGTGGTTGGGAAATAAAATGTGTGGGTGCCTTTGAAGATTGATATCAGACACAACCACCTTATCTAAACAAGATTGTTTCTTCGACAATGAGAAAGCTGAGGCCTTCCCCATGCACTTCATTCCACCATCACCATACAAAAAATGAGTGATAATGCCATTTCCAAtggcttctcttttcttctttttttcttgagTACCTCACTTGGCATATAAATCTCTTATCAGCAACCCTAGTGCTCTTCAGCTGCAGCCATGGCAAGCCATGCAACTCTTGCCTCCTCCAGAATCCCTTGCAGCATGGGGTTCCACTCCAAGACCAACTCACCCTGCTTTACCAAGgtctgtctctctctctctctttcattCTACAAGTGATTTTAACAGTTTGCAGGTGTATGAGTGCCATGTCGAAGGATCTGAATCCAATTTCATGATTGTAGAGGCTAGAGTTTGCTGAATTCTCCGGACTAAAATCATGCTCGAGCATCACTTTTGCAGGGCACAACAGAGAAGCATCCTTCTCGGATGTGTTGGCCTACCAGTTATCTACCAAGGCAAGTTCTTCCACAATTTTCAGCATGAAATGTAGAAACCATGCTTTGTAGTTATGCTTTTGTGTATCCCTTCCAGGCAGCTAGAGCTGTTCCTCCAAAAGGGGTGACTATTGCAAAGTTGAAGGTTGTAATCAATGGTTTCGGGAGAATAGGTCGAAACTTCCTCCGCTGTTGGCATGGCCGGAAGGATTCACTGCTGGAGGTCATCGTCGTCAACGACAGTGGTGGTGTCAAGAATGTATGGCACATCTGATGTTTAAGCCTTTCCTAGGAAACAAAACAATGTTAGAACAAGTTATTCTGTAACAGACATCTCAcctaaactgtaaaaacacataaacttcatcaatttcaactctggagtacttgagatttgtaaactgtaaaaaaatataaataatatctaacaaatatatatatgcaaATGTTGCCATTGCAGCAGAAATAGGATCCCTGACCCCCAAAATAGTCCAAACTAGTGAATTGTCTGAACCAGCAATGATGCCAATTGGAATAGAAAGTGCTTCCTTCTAGTTATCTCTGCTCATAAGACCATTAAGTACCTGCATGATCATGTAAGCTAATTATCAAATTTCAAATAGCTAATGCTTGGTCTATAGAATTATATAACATCATAGGAAAGGTGAACTATCAGGCAGATGACAAACATACTAAGAAAAAGAACCATAGGAAGCCAGTAGGTTATTGGCATCATTGAGAGTTGGTGTCAAAGTTCATATAGAGTTCATAATTGATCTAATACCAAAAAAAGTCGAGACATAAAGGAGACCTATTAATATAGATCATATAGTCACAAAATAATTGCAACATCATTGATCAACTTCAAAATGCTCATAGGAAGATGCTAAAATGTATGTTTAGCTCCTATCCTATAATATTCAAAATCTACAGCAGAAAAATTAAGAAAGATATATCAATGCACCATATATTCATCTGTCAATTTTCACAACCCAATGTATTGCCTTCAGCAATGTTGTAATTCCATGGTTTCTATAAAAGTTCTGGCAGGGTAGAcaagtataaaaaatattaattttcagcAAATCATGTTGTGCTTACTGTAcagattataaaaataaaatatgtacaAAAAGTGAATAAAAGAATCACTGTGAGAGACATACCACCTAAACTAACTTATAAAGGAAgagagcaaataaaattttacaaagagTAAGGGAGATGCAATAATTCTACAAATGAGATAAAAGCGTTAGCACAAAGTTGATAAGATTCCAGGAAGGCATAAAGTTAGTTCTCCATAGTAGTTGTCCAttcaaattggtcaattttgtgACAAACTCATAAGATGGTGATCACTAAAAAGAAATAATCAATCAGGTTAAAGGAAATATATGTACAATTGCTAGTCTTTTTAACTAAGAATCAGAAAGATACAACTTAACTTATCCTAGCTTGACATTTGAATTACTAAATTTTGATTCATTGTAACAGATCATTGGCCAAAGAAGGCAGATTCAACAGGAGGTTGGCAACTTCAAACAGTAGAGTAATGAGGAGCTGGAGTTGAAAAAATGGTAGAATGAAGTGGAAGAAGATGGCCAACATTTTGCAAAACTTTTTTGGCCTTTGGCACTAGTTATTATGCACACATATCAAGGAATTTCTATTATTGCATCTAATGATTTTCTTAATCAACTTTAACTTACCCAAACAAATACAATGCACAAAACAAGATGAGTAAATAGCGGAAAGCAAAATCAATGTACCTCATTCACAATGCCATCTCCTCCAACACATACTATTCCTGAGACATCAACAGTAAGACAgtaagtttttcattttcaagtgtAAATCAAAGCCAAacaacctatgctagcataccaTCAGGGTAGGTGCTGATTTCTACAGTGGAAACAAGTTCTGTTGCATGACCAACATATTCTATTTTAACCACTTCCATTTCGAAGCCTGCAAGCTGTCAATAAGTTTCTCAGTGAATAAACAAGCCTAAACATTCATAAtagcatagacataaaagaaacttgatagttcaaggaatacataaaaccaacttagcaacaggaaataactaactcctcaatctagcaaacaaaaatgataaaatcaattcagggtagtgtttgaggaaattcatcaaacacattgtatgcataaatcaattaatacttgcaatcaagagatcaagaagatgaaactgtcgaagatgaggaaggactTCAGTAGCGACGAtggataaaggaaaaattaccggaatGTGAAGAAGGACTCCAGCGGTGGCAGTGAATACTGGACCAGAGATGGATGAAGGAAAAACTATTGGAATGCGAAGAAgggctcctcttctcacccaaagggaggagttggaggagatgcggtgtggaaGTTCCAGGCTCACCGTATAATATTACTCCCTTGGGAGGCCTAATTCCAATATCCTCATATAACTCAGGATGACTAAGTGGAAGTTCAACAACTTCTTTAATTTCTTGGATTTGAGCATCTAAGCCACCAATATCAACATAAGACTCCAAAGGAGCCTTTTCAACTTTCATAACAGAAACCATAGGATCCACTTCATCCTGAAGTATTCCAACAACAGATAGAACCTGCAAAAGATTTAGCATAATCAGCAGTGTAAATTGTAAACCACGTTGTACAAACTTTGGAAATTTTCATTACAATAAGATAAAACAAGAAGTCTAAAGCAAAAATAAGACAAATAAAAAAGGATTAGAAATAATGTAAACATGAAGATAACAGAAAGAAGAATTAGATACAAAAAAGCAGATGTGAAAACAAGAAGAAAGGGCAGGAACACATTCTAGAATGGAGTCAAATATGTTGCTTGAGAATAGAAGGTAAAAATTCTAaagcaatttttttcttctttgaaaAATAGTGAGGCAGATGTGTTCTAACAGCTTTCTTCTGCCACATTCATGGACAGACTACATTGCATATTGATTCTGTCAAACAAACAAGTCTAAGATAGACAAATGCTTTGAAAGATAGGAATAGAAAAAAGATGAGAGAAAAGCAGGCAAACAAGTGCCAACAAGCTACATGAGAGTCCTCTATCTGTTGTATCATTTTCTCCAGCAAACAGACAAATAAATCATCTCGTCGACAAGATGAAGACGACTAGGGAGAAAAGCAGGCAAACAAGTACAATTTATTCTCGTCGACTAGGGTTTTTGGAattgaacaagaagaagaaaccagGCATACCTTTGCTATCAATCTCGTCGACATGGCTCTCCTGACCTTTGATTTTGATGTTGAACTATTTTTTGACGAAGGCCTTAGACCATGACAGCTGCTCCCAAGAAAGTGAGGAAAGAAAACATGCCCAAATCAGCCACCTTAAAGATGAAGAAAGCAGAACTCGAGGAGAGAAATCAAACCTTGCTTTTCTTTGAATCATAATCTCTCATCGTTGCAGCAGTCCTTCATACAACTATGGTGAGTTAGCTCGACAAACACTTCCCCAAGGATCTGCAGCAATCTGAATCTTGTGGATGCAAAATAAGGCAAACAAACTCCTAAGAAAAAAATTCCTCCACTGTCTCTGCTGCTGAAAAGGCACAGGGCGAAAGAGGGAGAAGTACTAGTAACTTGTAAGGAGAAAGAAGACAAAGCTATGCATAAGCTTAGAACAAGGAGTTGTGCTATGATCTTCCGAACGTACTACATTATTAACACAGTTGGCTACTCAAATCAGAAGGGAAACAAAGGGAACTTTTGACCCTTCTTCACAAGGTTTGGGATCTAAAACTGTGAGCCTGAAGCAAAGCAATCCAGAATCTAGGGTTCGATCCAAAGCCAAGTTAAATAAACTCAAAATCCAACGAGGAAGGCGATGGAACAATGCAGGCTAAAGGGCCAAAATAGCAGCAGCAGCAGAATACGAGCAGAAGAGAaggcaacaacaacagcaacagcaTGTACGGGACGACACTCTCTCGTCTTCAAGCTGTAAACCTTCAACCCATCTCGCAACGCAGCAAAGAATGCATCCATTTGCGAGTGAGCAAGCGAGCGAGAGAATAAAGTGCACAAATTGTGCCTTGCGTTCTTCCTTTACTAGGCGATCTTTGGACCAAATCCAAGGCTAACCCAAACAGGGAAATGCACTAAACTATTACAAAAGcaataacaaaaatatataaatagaaGAAAAATTGGCATATGCCCCTGTCCTAGGTCAACTTGACGTACACTTCTCCATGGAGGAGAGACTTACCGTAGCAAAAGGAAGTAGTAGTTAAAAGAACAAAAAGATAAAGACAACCCTTTGCTTTGGCTTCTGGAATTCCGAGATGAATATTACTGTGCTAGAATCAAGGTAGGTGGTGGGTTCCCAGGGGAATCCATGTTCTTCTTCTGAGTGTCTCCCCCTAGTCGTCTTCATCTTGCCTCCCTCTGCCGCTACTATtctgaaaccctagaaaacaagacTAACTCATCACCTCTCCTTTCTCGAAATGCGAAGAAGGGTTCCTcttcttacccaaagggaggaggtggaggagatgcaTCGTGAGtgaatcctgatcgggagaggaagaggcgtcgatctaagaaggggaagagggaggaggaggaaagtggtggtggtgtTGCGACGGTATACGGTGCACGACGCGATATAGGTTAAGTTTGGAGAGAaaagtgaagtgttgcaaatttcagctaagtattggtggaaaaattaaattattttattttatcatagacatcgggttttaaaaaccactgttaaaatcggtgtctattaacaaaaaaaatacgcTCATAGACATTggcttaaaaaaccgatgtctatgagcaaaaaTATGCGCTTATAGACGTCGATTTTTGAAAaacccggtgtaaaatactcaaagacatcgatttttgcttaaaactgatGTTGttcaaccgatgtctatgagagtttttcttgtagtgcgggGGCACTGGAGGTGAGCAtagtcgccttttgccaccactaTCAAGCTCTGATATCGTCCTCGGAACTATGGTGCCACAGTAGGATATCTAGGTGGTCTCCTAGGCACCTGCGGTTCGATCCCCAACTATGACATATTTGTAGGAGTTTTTCTTCCAAATGGAGAGcgcaaccaaaggatgctggACTTCTGGGTTGGCCACCACgcgtgcttcccgatttaccctggtggccggtggaaaactttTGTTGGGCCGGGCCGGTCACCCCCAGGGATAGTCAATAAGAGGCTAGCTGAATTTATCATTTATTAAGCTTTGATACCAACTGAAGCAGGatagaataacaattattctgtGGGCTTATTTCCTCATAGGAATTGTAAAGAGAGATGTAGAAAATTTTGTAAATGACTAGGAGCCACCTTTAGGTTTaaatgaaaagaattttatttactAAATAGCCTAAAAACCCTAACGATGCAAAGGAAATGAAACTAACtctaaaatagaaaaaatatgtCGTTTGGTGACTTCGTCCGTCGGACTCTGGGCGACGCAACACGGACATGTCAGCGGACACGGCCTGGTCGTGATCAAAAGTATGGTCGCTCAGGGAACACGGGTTGGCCATGTTGCCTGCTGGAACTCCCGTCTTCTCTTCGTTGAAGTGCAAAACAGAGCACGGGCATGTTAGGTGACACGGGTTAGCCATGTTCCCTGCTAGAATCCTTGATCACTCCTCATACTGGAATATATTTGAGCGCGCCCATGTCAAGGGACATGGGCAGGTCGTATTCTTTGCTAGAAGCCTTGGTTGCTCCTGCATCAAAAGGGCATACCAAGGCAGTTTACTATTCTATAAAGTCCTTAATAAAATAGCATtgcaaagcaaaaaaaaaaaaatcatagcatTGTGGAGATAGCTGGAAGCATGTTGAAAGCTAAATATTTTGTCAAGCACCTACTGGACAGAAGCTGTTAATACAATTGTATATATTTTGAACATATCTCCAGCAAAGTTGTCTAACACATGACACCCTATGAAGTATGGTTCCAATGGAAACTAAAGGTTGGTCATCTTAAGATCTTTAATTCTTTGACTTATTATTACATTCTTTCTCAAAATAGAGAAAAGTTTAATGGAAAATGAGAGAAACACATCTTCATTGGTTATAGTGATCATTACAAAGGATACATGTTGCATAATCCCAACACTCAATAATTTCAAGAGATATGGTTTTCGATGAAGGAAGTGCATGCAAAGACAAAGAGTTGGATTCACATGTATCACCTCCTCAAGCGCTAGATTCACATGCAACACATCTTTAGGGCATCTTCAATGGTTAAAACTctcaaaaagtttttttttagttCTCAATATGTCACATCAATATCACATCATatgtataaaaatgtaaaatactaaaaaagggcaaataaccataaggaaattttctagaatttttagaaatttttttcagaatttttcggagaccgtatggctttggttacggggataaaaactgggccccgggaaagcctgtttaaggtactccatttaagcgaggaaaagttgtttttcttttcttttcttttttcttctccccAGTCGAAcgccgcccccccccccc contains:
- the LOC122011273 gene encoding glyceraldehyde-3-phosphate dehydrogenase B, chloroplastic-like encodes the protein MASHATLASSRIPCSMGFHSKTNSPCFTKRLEFAEFSGLKSCSSITFAGHNREASFSDVLAYQLSTKAARAVPPKGVTIAKLKVVINGFGRIGRNFLRCWHGRKDSLLEVIVVNDSGGVKNIIGQRRQIQQEVGNFKQ